From one Bacteroidales bacterium genomic stretch:
- a CDS encoding T9SS type A sorting domain-containing protein produces MTRPDKGTGSWDQKLFTYTNGPTTLSWPRMITTGDDHNTIHLLANTNAAYQGQAFGIVYSRSLDGGTSWDLQNEVVDGTGAEYYTEITADQYVWANPVGDNIAFLVASAWHDLFMMKSTDNGDSWEKTVIWEHPYPFFDWNITVTDTLFCVDNSASIALDNNGKAHVVFGISRVIHAVVGTGYSYYPYVDGIGYWNEDMPTFSDDLSALAPPQYGYPTSEMIEDVNYIGWTQDVDGDGEITFINTSTGFPMSYRELGVSTMPSITIGPDNWIAVVFSSTTETYDNSEWNFKKLWMRIKPSGMNWGPFIHLTQDLSHFFDESIYPVAYPTFDNDIHILYNNDGMPGTALGENHVYIENMTTYMKVEQFVGVEENQPLSAESESLIISPNPSKGMVNASYSINRASHVTMMVSEISGRAVINKTLGWKNAGDYMYSFDLENFCPGIYFISLKTSHQTITKKLIIN; encoded by the coding sequence TTGACCAGGCCTGATAAAGGTACAGGCTCGTGGGATCAGAAACTATTCACTTATACTAACGGACCAACCACACTGTCATGGCCAAGAATGATCACTACCGGTGATGACCACAATACCATTCATTTGCTGGCAAACACCAATGCTGCATATCAGGGACAAGCCTTTGGTATTGTATATTCACGGTCATTAGATGGAGGCACATCCTGGGATCTTCAAAATGAAGTGGTCGATGGAACAGGAGCCGAATACTATACAGAGATCACAGCAGATCAATATGTCTGGGCAAACCCTGTAGGGGATAATATCGCATTTTTAGTCGCAAGCGCCTGGCATGACCTTTTTATGATGAAGTCGACCGATAATGGTGATTCCTGGGAAAAGACCGTAATCTGGGAACATCCTTATCCTTTTTTTGACTGGAATATTACTGTTACTGATACTCTTTTCTGTGTGGACAATTCTGCGAGCATCGCTCTTGACAATAATGGAAAAGCACACGTTGTTTTTGGCATCAGTCGTGTTATCCATGCTGTTGTCGGAACCGGTTATTCTTATTATCCATATGTTGATGGAATCGGTTACTGGAATGAAGATATGCCAACATTCTCTGACGACCTGAGCGCTTTAGCTCCACCTCAATATGGTTATCCCACCTCTGAAATGATAGAAGATGTGAATTATATTGGCTGGACCCAGGATGTTGACGGTGATGGAGAAATCACATTTATAAACACATCTACGGGTTTTCCAATGTCTTACAGAGAATTAGGCGTATCAACCATGCCCTCCATAACAATTGGGCCGGATAATTGGATCGCAGTGGTTTTCTCTTCAACTACTGAAACTTATGATAATTCAGAATGGAATTTTAAGAAACTTTGGATGCGTATAAAGCCATCCGGAATGAATTGGGGACCTTTTATTCATTTAACACAAGACCTTTCTCATTTTTTCGATGAATCTATTTATCCTGTAGCTTATCCCACGTTTGATAATGACATCCACATATTATATAACAATGATGGAATGCCCGGCACAGCTTTGGGTGAGAATCACGTTTACATAGAAAACATGACGACCTATATGAAAGTGGAACAGTTTGTTGGAGTTGAAGAAAATCAGCCACTAAGTGCAGAATCTGAATCCCTTATTATTTCTCCAAACCCATCGAAAGGTATGGTAAATGCGAGCTATTCTATAAATCGCGCTTCCCATGTAACCATGATGGTTTCGGAAATTTCAGGAAGAGCTGTTATCAACAAAACACTGGGATGGAAGAATGCAGGAGATTATATGTATTCATTTGATCTGGAGAATTTTTGTCCTGGAATATACTTTATATCTTTAAAAACAAGTCATCAGACCATTACTAAGAAACTGATAATTAATTAG